A single Muntiacus reevesi chromosome 9, mMunRee1.1, whole genome shotgun sequence DNA region contains:
- the LOC136174067 gene encoding hemoglobin subunit beta-like, with product MVHLTLEEKATVIALWGKIRLDEVGAEMLGRLLVVYPWTQRFFEHFGDLSSADAVMRHPRVKAHGKKVLEAFSEGLKHLDYIKDFFDPLSKLHCERLHVNPETFKLLGNILVITLARYFGKEFTPKLQAAYQKMVAVVANALTHRYH from the exons ATGGTGCATCTAACTCTTGAGGAGAAAGCTACTGTCATTGCCTTGTGGGGCAAGATAAGGTTGGATGAAGTTGGTGCTGAAATGCTAGGCAG GCTGCTGGTTGTCTACCCCTGGACTCAGAGGTTCTTTGAGCACTTTGGGGACTTGTCCTCTGCTGATGCTGTTATGAGACACCCTAGGGTAAAGGCCCATGGCAAGAAGGTGCTAGAAGCCTTCAGTGAAGGCCTGAAGCATCTCGACTACATCAAGGATTTCTTTGATCCACTGAGTAAGCTGCACTGTGAGAGGCTGCATGTGAATCCTGAGACTTTCAAG CTCCTGGGCAACATACTGGTGATTACACTGGCTCGATACTTTGGCAAGGAATTCACCCCAAAGTTGCAGGCTGCCTATCAGAAGATGGTGGCTGTTGTGGCTAATGCCCTCACCCACAGATACCATTGA
- the LOC136174066 gene encoding hemoglobin subunit epsilon-4-like, which translates to MVHFTTEEKAAVASLWAKVNVEVVGGESLARLLIVYPWTQRLFDSFGNLYSESAIMGNPKVKAHGRKVLNSFGNAIKHMDDLKGTFEDLSELHCDKLHVDPENFRLLGNMILIVLATHFSKEFTPQMQAAWQKLTNAVANALAHKYH; encoded by the exons TGGTGCATTTTACTACCGAAGAGAAGGCTGCCGTTGCTAGCCTGTGGGCCAAGGTGAATGTGGAGGTGGTCGGCGGTGAGAGCCTGGCAAG GCTCCTGATTGTCTACCCATGGACCCAGAGGCTCTTTGACAGTTTTGGTAACTTATATTCTGAGTCTGCAATAATGGGCAACCCCAAGGTCAAGGCCCACGGAAGGAAGGTGCTGAACTCCTTTGGAAATGCCATTAAGCACATGGATGACCTCAAGGGCACCTTTGAAGATCTAAGCGAGCTGCACTGTGACAAGTTGCACGTGGATCCTGAGAACTTCCGG CTCCTAGGCAACATGATCTTGATTgtcttggcaacccacttcagcaagGAATTTACCCCGCAGATGCAGGCTGCCTGGCAGAAGCTGACAAATGCTGTGGCTAACGCTCTGGCCCACAAGTACCACTAG
- the LOC136174211 gene encoding hemoglobin subunit epsilon-4: MVHFTTEEKAAVASLWAKVNVEVVGGESLARLLIVYPWTQRFFDSFGNLYSESAIMGNPKVKAHGRKVLNSFGNAIKHMDDLKGTFADLSELHCDKLHVDPENFRLLGNMILIVLATHFSKEFTPQMQAAWQKLTNAVANALAHKYH; encoded by the exons ATGGTGCATTTTACTACCGAGGAGAAGGCTGCTGTTGCTAGCCTGTGGGCCAAGGTGAATGTGGAGGTGGTCGGCGGTGAGAGCTTGGCAAG GCTCCTGATTGTCTACCCATGGACCCAGAGGTTCTTTGACAGTTTTGGTAACTTATACTCTGAGTCTGCAATAATGGGCAACCCCAAGGTCAAGGCCCACGGCAGGAAGGTGCTGAACTCCTTTGGAAATGCCATTAAGCACATGGATGACCTCAAGGGCACCTTTGCAGATCTAAGCGAGCTGCACTGTGACAAGTTGCACGTGGATCCTGAGAACTTCCGG CTCCTAGGCAACATGATATTGATTgtcttggcaacccacttcagcaagGAATTTACCCCGCAGATGCAGGCTGCCTGGCAGAAGCTGACAAATGCTGTGGCTAACGCTCTGGCCCACAAGTACCACTAG
- the LOC136174181 gene encoding hemoglobin subunit beta-3, translating into MLTAEEKAAVTGFWGKVNVDVVGAEALGRLLVVYPWTQRFFEHFGDLSTADAVMGNPKVKAHGKRVLDAFSEGLKHLDDLKGAFAKLSELHCDKLHVDPENFKLLGNVLVVVLARHHGSEFTPVLQADFQKVVTGVANALAHRYH; encoded by the exons ATGCTGACTGCTGAGGAGAAGGCTGCCGTCACTGGCTTCTGGGGCAAGGTGAATGTGGATGTAGTTGGTGCTGAGGCCCTCGGCAG GCTGCTGGTTGTCTACCCCTGGACTCAGAGGTTCTTTGAGCACTTTGGGGACTTGTCCACTGCTGATGCTGTTATGGGCAACCCTAAAGTGAAGGCCCATGGCAAGAGGGTGCTAGACGCCTTTAGTGAGGGCCTGAAGCATCTTGACGACCTCAAGGGTGCCTTTGCTAAGCTGAGTGAGCTGCACTGTGATAAGCTGCACGTGGATCCTGAGAACTTCAAG CTCCTGGGCAACGTGCTGGTGGTTGTGCTGGCTCGCCACCATGGCAGTGAATTCACCCCGGTGCTGCAGGCTGACTTTCAGAAGGTCGTGACTGGTGTTGCCAATGCCCTGGCTCACAGATATCACTAA